A region of the Triplophysa rosa linkage group LG5, Trosa_1v2, whole genome shotgun sequence genome:
taaaatgttaaaacaaaatagGCATACAATCTTAATGGAAAATATACACACATTAGCATCTTTCGGTTGAGTAATGCACAATCACAAATAcaaattgagaaaaaaacaacatataaataaaaaacacaaggaaagaaaggaaaattaaaaaaacatagagGCTTATTCAAATTAACTCATATTCCTCAAAAAGTGAAATCAAAGTAAGGGCTTTAGTATTGTTAAcccattttgttgttttatacaTCTGTTTTATCTCATTTAACCACTGATTGAAGATGGGCTTTGATTTAAACCACCTACATTTACGAATGAAAAACTTTGCCatacaaatttaaaaaagttaacaaaatcaaactgtTCCCAAAAAATCCCAAACTTGATTAATTGCACTGTAATGGGTGGGAGTATAATCTCTGGATTGTAACCAGTTCTGTACATCTCTCCAAAAAGGTTGCACCAATtcataaagaaagaaaacatgGTTTAAACTTTCAGACAAACCGCTCTTCAATATTAGTTTCAGAAAATACACAATTATTCCCTTCAAATTTGAATTTTAATCTTAAAAACCCGTAACAGCCCAAACCCCTTTTGTTTCCCATTTCTCCCAATAAACAGACTTTCTACCCAACTTTACATATCTATTATTCTAAACTGGAGTGTTTACAACAGTACCTGCTGATGGAAAGATGAATGTTTTACTGGTAAAGAAGAGCAATCAAAATCACATtgtaagatttatttttattaatctatTCTCTTAGATATAAACACCACCAGAAAtcaatttataaataaacatttggcaAAATATTGCCAAATAAAATAAgggaaaaaaatgataaaatatatactaCCCCATTCAAATGCACATAATTATTCCAATGACTTTTATTTGAGAAAGATTGCATAATTCTTGACTATACAAAGGCAAACAAATTAAACAAGAGCACATAAAACAGTTTTCATATGAAAATACATTCTCTCAGAGAAACATATACAATCAAACTAAAACAGAGAAGCAAACAGTATGAATACAATTCAAGTACTCAACACACATAAAACAGTATGCTGGTATGCAcattacaacattttttaatagaCAAAAATGTTTGTCAGTTAATCAGTGTTGTAAAAGATGGATCACTTGTTATCCTACTTCATTACTGCTGAGTCTTATCATCTTGTCCTTCATTGTCTTTGTCATTTCTGATGAGAGTTTTGAATGTCTTGGCATCATAAATCCACACGGTGTCAATTCCCTCACCTGCTATGTCATCAGGAGACCAAGTAGGAAAAGGAAAGCGACAAGCTACCACTTTAGCTGAACTATGCAGTTCGGTTTGCAGCTTGATTTCAAGCTGTTCCATCTGTGGAGAAAATGATATGATTTAAAAGAAATCATTAATAAGATATAACATTAGTAAACTCCCACTAGCTGCTTTATCCCACATTCTTACGTCTGACATTGCAAAAAGCCTTACCATCTGAGGAACACCAAAGATGACGACATTCGAGTATTGTGAAAAACTGACCTAAAAAGGAGACATTATGGATCATAATTTTTATACAAATTACATTGAATTTATATGTAATAGATAACAACCTGGACCGGGCCAGGACTTTTTGAGCTTATCCTGTACTCACCTTCCAAAGAtctgaaatataaaaagatGTGCTGTGATGAACACCTTCCCTCCAGGCTTTGTATCGAGAGTACCAAACCAGCCAAGGGTTCAGCTCAAAGCCAACTGCTTTGAAGCCTCTTTTTGCTGCAGCTATAACCTACACCAAGATAGAGAAACAGAGGCACATTATTACACAATCATTATATCAATTATAACATTGTACTTTatggaaataaattattaaaactatACTAGAGgttacacataaaaaaacaccacCCAATACTTTCGTGGGTCTAAATTTGGATCTAACTCACTATTCGTCCATCTCCGCTTCCGATATCAACCAGAGACCCAGATCTGGTTAGTAAAACTTTAAGGACGTTTTCAATTTGTGTAGATGTTGCAGGAACGAAGGGAAGACACACTTTCCTTAAAGCTGGTGCAACAAACGGTCCAGCCACTGCGTACAGAGCGACCAACGACCCCCCGACGACACAGGTTGCAATAACACCAAGtcgtttttttaaagaagtGTCGCTACCTGATCCAGGCGTATTATTCTCTATGGTATGACTTGGCTTTATGTTAAAGTCAGACATCCTAAAATGACAGCACTAGATTGCCCTTAATGCCTGTCCAATGACAACTTGCAGCTATTCCGCTTATATTTAAAAGCGGTCAGGTAGTCATATGATAAGCAAAGCATTTCAATAAATTAACAAACATATCTACAAATCCTAACTATATAAAGCCAAGCCATTCATTAAAAGCAATCATAAAACCTCCACATAAGCGCAGCGCACGAGAAACATATTAGTGCATCCTGTAATTGGTCCGATATGACGCATTAACTGAGAGTTATTAGTTCCGCTGACACAGGTTACCTGAATCAATTGGGTACAAAAATAGTTACTTATCAGTAAACGTAATACATATGTAGGCATACATTAACATAACAAATTACAATTTGTTTATAAGCATTGTTTTTATACCATTTAAAATAGTTCTTGCAAACGCACTCCCCAGCAACATTGGAATGACATTGGTTTGAGTCTTGCTCTTTGTTTTTTCCCTTCCTGGGCGCACAGGAACCTTATCTGGCAGTAGGAATAACATTCTCAGTGTCACGATACGTTCCCCCAGACATTATGGAAAACAGAGTTCCCTTACACAAACAGAACAGTGGCATAGTGGTTAGCAATGTTAGCTCATGAAAATTATATGGGAAACATTTTTGTGAGGGGgcagtcatggcctaatggttagagagtcggacgcgtgaccagaaggttgccggttcgattcccagggtcttttttgttgctttgcCACCTCATAAAATGTGTGCGTTTTAGCTAAATTGACCTTTGCacctgtgattttagggtttgggtggGGTAAGGGGTGACTTATAGCCACgtaaaatatgtacgacttccCCTTATATCAggttgtaaatatataaatgtatatgcacacaTGGTATGCGTATTAAAAGAcgtgctgagtgacacaaaAAACAGTCATACTAAGTGACACGTAAAAAGGTTGTGCTGACTGACACAGAAAAAAAGTGGGGAATTCGTGTCTATGAACACAAATCAAATTTCGCAACTATGTCACGAActgccgtgagactgggttgaAAAATCTTAAAACATACTTGTTGTGGGTTAAAATGTCAGCACATAAACTTTAAAACGTGTGTGAATTTTCTGTCTTATGGAACACAGGAGGAACAGTATCTAACAGTAACATTCTGAACCATCAGGATGCGTTCCCCCTCCTGTAATGGACACATTTTGAAATAGAAAATGAATGAACAGAATTAACCTGAACAAACAAAGCACAGTGGCATTGTGCTTATCTCTCTTACTTTCTGAGTGTCATGAAGGTCATGAGTTTGATTCTTGCTTAACTCTTTTTTTCTCAACCATCAGGCTGAGTTCCCCCTGCCATGATGGATCAATTTGGACACAGAAGGTCTTTTTTTAAAGGCAAAATGATCTATTTGTGCTGGGTCAGATAGATTAAATCTTTTAATAGTTTCCAGCAGCACAATTGCTAATACAGTCGAAAGTAGAGAATTGTACAGAAATCATATAATTTCAAATGTTTCAAGATAAgcaattaatttgtattaatattttttttagcaaATGTATCAAACgtgtaaagaaataaaaaatcgtaattccaaaataataattttctaAAAAATGAGACAGTCCAACAACATTACTTGCTTGAAATTTTATCAAAATTATGATATGAATGATAAACGGGGGTAggacaataaaatataaaagaagcACAAATGTTCTTACATAGGCttaaaagcaaaatataaataaagtcaCACAGTACTGTAAGACGGAAAGAATCTTGTCCTACAACAACAGAAAATGGGGACAATAAACAACAGTCATGATATAAAATTATGTCGCGTTATAATAAAACTCTACATGGAtctaaaatatttacataaatcacATGCACTGTAATTGTGTGTATTGGTATAAGTAATCATATGGGATAGGCATATGCAAAAAGAAAACTGAGGGTAATAAAGTTTCATGggtcacacatacatacataaactGTATATACATTAATGTTTATTGATATTCCTTCAAGGAGTTGTAACCAATGAAAATATGGAAAGATTAGACAAGAGAATTTTGTCTTTCAGCAAACTAAGACATTCcaaaataaacaaagtgcaTGACTACCACAAATAAAACAGTGTCAAATGACACAAAAGCTCTCACATACGGGAGATCAAAAGTCATTGGATATCGACCGATGTACTGTTCTCTCCATCGAAGCTCGCCCATGGCTTGTAGTGGGTCCATCATCCAGTTCGTCATCAAAGTCATACTCTTCAGCCACATCATGTGAGTAACTGTGCTTCATCACAAGAATATTCCTGTGGCCAGTAGGGGTACCTTGCAGAGGGAGGGGAGGTTGTACAGCTGCCTGCATCTCTGAGAATATTGAGGCAGCTTCTCGCAGGCTGAGGTCGCTGTGGCTGCCTCGAGTGCTGGACACCTGGGAGCCGCAGTGGTGACCATGGATGCATTTGGAAGAGGACCTCTGCAATTTGTGAAAGTCCTCTGGTAAAATATCACCATCATTTGTGGTCGCTTGCCGTAATGTGCACAGCTCATAGTGTGGCGGTTCGAAGGCCTCATGCAGCAAGGTAGGGTCAAAGTCATCTCTGCGAATGATGTACTTCTTGCGtggttgttttatttgaatgattATTGACACAGTAAGCAGGATTATCACCACTCCACAGGTCACCCCAATAATGGTTACATTGGTGTTGTCAAGGTTGTCCAGGATAGTGGCTTTTCTCTTCTCTGTGTGAAAATTGGGAAgatcataaatactgtatgtggcaCATTGTTCTCAATTTATGAAACTAACGCACGATAATGGAATTTACAAAAGGTAAATCgttaaattcattatttacatTAGGGGGTAGCCTACTACTTGAGGATTAAGAAGGCTCATGTTTGCAGGTCTAGAACTATGTGAGGTCTTGATataaattttattattattatagaatTTAGTAAAGTGTTAACAGATAAGAATTAGACTGTCTCCATCCCTTCAACCTCATGCTGTCTTTTTGAACCCCCACCTCTCTGTGGACATGGCAGTAAAAACAGACTTTAGCAAAAAATTGACAGAGTACTCCCCTGACTTTACAGTCTAGGGCGATTAGGGAATAAGGACAAAAATCACTAGCAGCACCTTGAATAAATTGTGTGTGAATTATTTACAGTAAGACAATAATGTCAATAATGAACAATTTACAATAATGAATATGACAACAGTTTACAACAATGAAcgtgaattatttacaataaggttTGGGAAAAGTCTACCAAAATTGAATCTGatttattgtttgaaattaagAAAATGATGTACCATTGCAACCATTCTCGTCCCATGGATAGACGCAGTTTTGGATGCCATTACACACCAGTGTGTGGTTGATACACATGTTGCTATGGCAAAAGAATGAGTCGCCTTCGCATGGAGCTGCAAAGCAGAGTGAAATGATAATAAATATAGAAAATGCTATGAGATAAGACATTACCAGACCATGCACAGGTTGTTTAGCCATGGTTCAAAACACCAAAATGACGCAGGGAAGGATTCGTTCATCCAAATATGTACCGAAAATGAGACGTAAATCATGACTTTAACACTAGACGTAGGCTATTTGTGTTACCGAAATGTGTCAAGATAAAAAAATGCCAATTGAACGACTCACGCTCCTGGAAGGTGGTGAAGAGGATGCGGAATCGACTTCTGCGGCTGGTTTCATCAGCCCACATGCGAATCACACCTAATGAGGTCATCAGCATCACGTCATTGGCCACTGTGCTACAGAATTTATTCTTCAGGTGCTCCACCGAGCTGCTCCCATCATACACTGCCACAAAGTTTCGCTTGCACTCGTTCGAGTTCTGCATCTCGTAGTCCAGGAAACGCAAGTAAATCTGTGCAGGAGGTACATTTAGATTCACTTCTGGGCTCTTTGCTGATGCTTTGATTTCAGTATTGCTTGGACTCTTAATTAGACATGTGCAGTGTCAAGATATTATTAGAAAGGGGGACGAGCTAGATTTGGACCTCTGTCATTTACATGAGTGTCATGGTTCGTTGTGTACATAACTTATGCTTCTTTAAATTATAGGTGAATGAATATCGTATAGATATTgtagaaatatataaaactgtAAATTCCTGAATTATCTTGCTCGCGCAGTCTTAATGGAAGTAATGATAAACAAAATTGCCTTGCTGTCCTAGAAGGAGGAGCTTGACTATGGAAATagatcaaatgaaataaattagAATAGGGGAGGAGTTGGTTGCAGTAGGACGGTGTGTATTAATATACActaaatgattgacaggatgaccAAGACATAAAACAGGTGTGTTTACCTTAGAGCCAGGCGGAGCTCTTATGAACCACCTGCAGTCTACAGCCTCCGACTGCGATGCCTTGCCCTCCTTCGTAACCATTACAGACTCCACAATCCCCTCTGGTCCACTCATCTCAAAATCACAAACTGCATCAAGAGAACACAAACCAGCAATGTATCATTATTACTTTCTTATCCTGGCTTTGATCTGTAGGAGAATCATCTTAAATAACAATTCACTCACTAGGAAGAGAGGCTGGAACTCCAAGATCATTGAAATCTGGatctgtaaaataaacataacaacgTGAAATGTATGAAGAGTTTAGATGCGAAACCCTCTAAAAGCCACCTTCGTcaaaaatgacattacattGGTGAGAGAATGCTCTCCACACATAGTATACGTTCCTCAAATAATTCTGCTTCAAATCCCGCTAAATACCACACTCTGTCCGCTCTAAAATATCTGGTATTGCTGAAAGTAAACGTAGGAGCCTGATTTCAATGAAaaagggttttgcatctgaactcttcatatgttttaTATCTTTACAAAGTCATGTTACATATAATGCACAGTCACTCTATATTATCTATACTGTATTACATCACATCACAAAAAAACGTTTTCCTGAATATCAAAAGGGTTGGCTTTACATAGCTGCCTGACTACAACGTAATATTTCTAAAACAGATTGAAACACACTGTTGAAAAAATAATCCCACGTGTTTTACTTTCCTCTCTGACCTTGAGAAAGTTCACTGTCCCAGTacaatcatttattttctttaaaataataactGAAACACACAGGATTAGGGAATGAGAGTGATCTCCTGGAGTTTGAGTCATGATTGTACGTGGATTAATAATCCCTGCACCAGTTTCACACAGATTAGGCAAAGAAAAGCAATAAGATATAGAAATTCAAGGTGTGGTTTGCATTTCTTAAAAATTTGCACAGGGTTTATGTGGTCTTGAACGaacttaaatatttgttttgtcaaTTTATCTTGTCTATCAGTCTAGATCTAGATACattgttttcaaaatgttcaCAAGGATAATGCCCATTAGGGTTCAATCTAATATCATTCAGGGATTATCCTCTGGCGTTTTCTTACCTCTGGTTCAGTTTGGTTTAGATTATTCTCTATGCTGATAACAGGATGCATGGATGTGCTGTACAGCGGGTCTCAATTGAATTGGATTTATGATGTGTAGGATGGTATAATGTAGTATTTCAGATAAATCATTGACTGAACACACAATGTAGCCTAAagttaatgtattaaaaaacatataagattttataaaaagtgcaaaaaattgtaaatgtaaatacaatgtAAAATGTGGTTTGGATTTGGCAGACGTGTGGCTTAGTGATGCTGGATGTTTCCCATCACCAAAAAAACCCTGAAGACTGGATTTAGGGTTGAGAGGAGATTAGCATTCCTGCTCAGTGTTTATTAGGCAGTTGTGGTAAACACTGAAGCAATCAGAATTTAATTTTATCCTAACATCACATAATCAGGAACACTGGCCAACTTT
Encoded here:
- the atpsckmt gene encoding ATP synthase subunit C lysine N-methyltransferase — protein: MSDFNIKPSHTIENNTPGSGSDTSLKKRLGVIATCVVGGSLVALYAVAGPFVAPALRKVCLPFVPATSTQIENVLKVLLTRSGSLVDIGSGDGRIVIAAAKRGFKAVGFELNPWLVWYSRYKAWREGVHHSTSFYISDLWKVSFSQYSNVVIFGVPQMMEQLEIKLQTELHSSAKVVACRFPFPTWSPDDIAGEGIDTVWIYDAKTFKTLIRNDKDNEGQDDKTQQ
- the LOC130555125 gene encoding neuropilin and tolloid-like protein 1 isoform X1; translated protein: MYSALRHSTLHFMELKLEAPGENHGAAGETAYSCCKFDQSWIFWSTNSTTKESFKNNSGVTPAGLCGTWVKEPDGGLFTSPNYPEKYPPDRECTYIIEASPRQCIDLFFDEKYDIEPSWECKFDHIEVRDGPFGFSPIIGRYCGQESPTYVRSSGRYLWIKFVADGELEAIGFSARYNFTQDPDFNDLGVPASLPICDFEMSGPEGIVESVMVTKEGKASQSEAVDCRWFIRAPPGSKIYLRFLDYEMQNSNECKRNFVAVYDGSSSVEHLKNKFCSTVANDVMLMTSLGVIRMWADETSRRSRFRILFTTFQEPPCEGDSFFCHSNMCINHTLVCNGIQNCVYPWDENGCNEKRKATILDNLDNTNVTIIGVTCGVVIILLTVSIIIQIKQPRKKYIIRRDDFDPTLLHEAFEPPHYELCTLRQATTNDGDILPEDFHKLQRSSSKCIHGHHCGSQVSSTRGSHSDLSLREAASIFSEMQAAVQPPLPLQGTPTGHRNILVMKHSYSHDVAEEYDFDDELDDGPTTSHGRASMERTVHRSISNDF
- the LOC130555125 gene encoding neuropilin and tolloid-like protein 1 isoform X2 → MVPRVKLLIVVASLISLGFSGAPTAPPKRAVVKNNSGVTPAGLCGTWVKEPDGGLFTSPNYPEKYPPDRECTYIIEASPRQCIDLFFDEKYDIEPSWECKFDHIEVRDGPFGFSPIIGRYCGQESPTYVRSSGRYLWIKFVADGELEAIGFSARYNFTQDPDFNDLGVPASLPICDFEMSGPEGIVESVMVTKEGKASQSEAVDCRWFIRAPPGSKIYLRFLDYEMQNSNECKRNFVAVYDGSSSVEHLKNKFCSTVANDVMLMTSLGVIRMWADETSRRSRFRILFTTFQEPPCEGDSFFCHSNMCINHTLVCNGIQNCVYPWDENGCNEKRKATILDNLDNTNVTIIGVTCGVVIILLTVSIIIQIKQPRKKYIIRRDDFDPTLLHEAFEPPHYELCTLRQATTNDGDILPEDFHKLQRSSSKCIHGHHCGSQVSSTRGSHSDLSLREAASIFSEMQAAVQPPLPLQGTPTGHRNILVMKHSYSHDVAEEYDFDDELDDGPTTSHGRASMERTVHRSISNDF